One window from the genome of Magnolia sinica isolate HGM2019 chromosome 4, MsV1, whole genome shotgun sequence encodes:
- the LOC131242324 gene encoding ABC transporter G family member 1-like, producing the protein MASSVNPNVPRWTANSSPKGPPGHGPVAPVPEDDIEMDSFTSQDNIALPASATINIPRWTPTPSPTKDERGMNSFDSQEDMSYSAEGFFPFSTAASSTLPHPHPPQVRDNLSRPIYNAASLRVDMEIKGTGEAETMTVPTQEEVKPVNWDTIQLVSEDNGIFLTWEDLWVTASNGKAGSIGILQGLTGYAQPGEVLAIMGPSGCGKSTLLDALAGRLGSNTRQSGEILINGRKQTLAFGTSAYVTQDDTLMTTLTVREAVYYSAQLQLPDSMPRWEKRERAETTIREMGLQDAMNTRIGGWATKGLSGGQKRRVSICIEMLTRPKLLYLDEPTSGLDSAASYHVMNRIVGLARRGGRTIIASIHQPSGEVFELFNNLCLLSAGRTVYFGPASEANEFFALNGFPCPSLMNPSDHFLRTINKDFDKDIEQGPGKKSTAEAIDILVKSYKSSPTSKQVSQRVAQICKIEGGALEKKGSQASFLSQSLVLARRSFVNMYRDLGYYWLRFAIYIALCLCVGTIYYNIGKSFGSIQARGSMLMFVASFLTFMAIGGFPSFVEDMKIFGRERLNGHYGVGAYVVGNTISSIPYLFLISIVPGAIAYFLVGLQRGADHFIYFTLVLFACTTLVESLMMIVASIVPDFLMGIITGAGIQGVMMLNGGFFRLPDDLPKPFWKYPMYYIAFHKYAFQGFYKNEFIGLTFPNNQAGGLPTISGDEILRSTWQVEMGYSKWVDLGILIGMVILYRVMFLGIIKMAEKVKPMIRALLAGSPKQTIQVMEQPYTPTH; encoded by the exons ATGGCTTCTTCGGTTAATCCCAACGTCCCTAGGTGGACAGCTAATTCAAGCCCAAAGGGACCGCCGGGACATGGACCCGTGGCACCAGTGCCCGAAGACGACatagaaatggacagcttcacaTCGCAAGACAACATCGCCCTTCCGGCCAGTGCTACTATTAACATCCCGAGGTGGACGCCTACTCCGAGCCCGACGAAAGATGAGCGAGGCATGAATAGCTTCGACTCACAAGAAGACATGTCCTACAGTGCTGAAGGTTTCTTTCCCTTCAGTACTGCTGCTTCCTCGACTCTACCACATCCACATCCTCCTCAAGTTAGAGACAATCTCTCTAGGCCTATCTATAATGCAGCGTCATTGAGAGTAGACATGGAAATTAAGGGCACCGGAGAGGCGGAAACGATGACGGTGCCGACCCAAGAAGAGGTGAAACCTGTTAATTGGGACACAATTCAACTTGTGTCGGAGGACAATGGCATTTTCTTGACATGGGAGGATCTTTGGGTGACAGCGTCGAATGGGAAAGCTGGTTCCATAGGGATACTTCAAGGGCTCACGGGCTATGCTCAGCCTGGAGAGGTTCTAGCAATCATGGGCCCATCCGGCTGCGGCAAGTCGACCCTTCTCGATGCCTTAGCAG GGAGATTAGGCTCAAACACAAGGCAATCAGGAGAGATCCTAATCAACGGTCGAAAACAAACACTAGCATTTGGCACTTCG GCTTATGTGACCCAAGATGACACTCTAATGACGACATTAACGGTTAGAGAAGCTGTGTACTACTCGGCACAGCTCCAGCTTCCTGACTCCATGCCTAGATGGGAGAAGAGAGAGCGAGCAGAGACGACAATCAGGGAGATGGGCCTGCAAGATGCCATGAATACTAGAATTGGAGGGTGGGCTACCAAAGGACTCAGCGGCGGGCAGAAGAGGAGGGTGAGCATTTGCATTGAGATGCTAACTCGCCCGAAGCTTCTCTACTTAGACGAACCGACGAGTGGGCTAGACAGTGCAGCATCATACCATGTCATGAATCGAATCGTGGGCCTCGCTCGACGCGGTGGGAGAACCATCATTGCATCCATCCATCAGCCTAGCGGCGAGGTCTTTGAGCTCTTCAACAATCTGTGTCTTCTGTCTGCTGGTAGAACAGTTTATTTCGGGCCTGCTTCAGAAGCTAATGAG TTTTTCGCATTGAATGGCTTTCCATGCCCATCTTTGATGAACCCTTCTGATCACTTCCTCAGAACAATCAACAAAGACTTTGATAAG GACATTGAACAAGGCCCTGGTAAAAAATCAACTGCCGAAGCCATCGACATCCTCGTGAAGTCGTACAAATCATCCCCCACTTCTAAACAAGTATCTCAACGGGTTGCTCAGATATGTAAAATT GAAGGAGGAGCTTTGGAGAAGAAGGGAAGCCAGGCTAGTTTCCTTTCTCAGTCCCTTGTCCTTGCAAGAAGATCCTTTGTTAACATGTACAGAGATCTGGGCTACTACTGGCTCCGTTTTGCAATATACATTGCGCTGTGTCTTTGTGTGGGCACCATCTATTACAACATTGGCAAAAGCTTCGGCTCTATTCAG GCTAGAGGCTCGATGCTTATGTTTGTAGCGTCATTCCTGACCTTCATGGCGATTGGTGGATTTCCTTCTTTTGTGGAGGACATGAAG ATATTTGGACGAGAGAGATTAAATGGGCACTATGGCGTGGGTGCATATGTAGTCGGCAACACAATTTCTTCCATCCCTTACTTGTTTCTCATATCTATTGTACCGGGCGCCATAGCCTACTTCCTGGTGGGCCTCCAGAGAGGAGCTGATCACTTCATCTACTTCACCCTTGTGTTGTTCGCATGCACGACACTGGTCGAGAGCCTGATGATGATTGTCGCGAGCATCGTCCCAGATTTCCTCATGGGCATAATAACAGGGGCTGGGATCCAAGGTGTCATGATGCTAAACGGCGGCTTCTTCCGGCTACCAGATGACCTCCCCAAACCCTTCTGGAAATACCCAATGTACTACATTGCATTTCACAAGTATGCCTTCCAAGGGTTCTACAAGAATGAGTTCATTGGCTTAACATTCCCCAACAACCAAGCAGGTGGGCTACCCACAATCAGTGGGGATGAGATCTTGAGAAGCACATGGCAAGTTGAGATGGGCTACTCCAAATGGGTTGATCTTggtattttgattggtatggtgATTTTATACAGAGTCATGTTCTTGGGTATTATAAAGATGGCTGAAAAGGTTAAGCCCATGATAAGGGCTCTGCTTGCTGGATCTCCCAAGCAAACCATTCAAGTCATGGAGCAGCCTTATACACCTACACACTGA